The window GTGAGGAAGCCCGCGTGCACCCGGAAGAAGCGCTGGATGGCGTCGCAGTGCTCCATCGTGGGGCGCCGGTCGCCGTTGATGAGGGCGCCCGCCTGCTGCCGGGACATGCCCGCGCCGTCGGCGATCTCCTGCTGGGTGTAACGGCGTCCGTTGGGCTTCAGGCGGGTGCGGCGCAGCAGGTCGAGCCGCTGCAGGAAGCGGGCCTGCACATCCGGCTCGCCCGCGGACCGGCCGCTGAGCAGGGTCCTGACCACGGGCTCCGGCACACCGGAGGCCGCGGAGAGGCGGCCGACGTCGAAGACCTCCGCCTGGGGCACGCCGAGCCGGTCAGCCAGCGCGGTGACGCGTGCGACGACGGCCGGCAGCGCGGCCGAGGCCGTGGCGCCCGGATCCTCGATGCCATCCGTCACCGACAGATCTCCTACGTCTCTCACAGGCTTCTCACAAAGGCGGGGTGCCGTGAACTTCCCGGAGGGTAACCGGTCGTTCGAACCCGCATCCAGGTCTCGCCACAATTGTGGCCAATTTCAGCCGTCAAGCGGCGTGGAATGCCACGATAGTTGACACGCCTCATGGATGAGAAGCAGGATCAAGGTGCCGCGTGAAGGCCGCAGAGGCAAGAGGGGTGACCTCCCGATGGCACATCAGGCAGGAGGGCCGCGGCCGGCGCCGCGGGCCGTCCCCGTTCGTTCCCAGGCGCAGGCCTACCTGCGGGACTACACCACGTTCCTGGAGGCCGTCCCCTTCCCGTCCCTCGTCGTCGACCAGGCGTGGGACGTGGTCCTGACCAACAGCGCTTTCACGTCACTCTTCCGCGGTGTCGGCCCGCATCCGACGGCCATGCCGGGCGACAACTTCCTCCGGTTCGTCCTGTTCCACCCGGACGCGGGCACGGTCCTCGGTGAGCACGAGTCGCGCTGGTGCCTGCCGATGCTGGCGCACTTCGCCGCCACGGTGGAGCGCAGCGGCCACGACCACGGACTCCAGTCCATCCTCGAGGACATCGCCGAGGACCCCATCATGGAGGCCGCCTACCGGCAGGGGCTGCCGCACTGGATCCGCGCGGTCGGTGAGACGGCGGTCGTCTCGGACGGCGCGGTGCGTCCCCTGCTGCACCCCGACCCCCGCTGGGGCGCCACCGAGTGCCGCATCATCGAGGAGACCCCGGCGACCCTCCAGGAACTCGGCTACACCCGCCTCACACTGGTACTTCGCGAGGCCCGCCGTCCCGCGCCCGCCCGGCGCGCAACGGGACGGGCCCGCCGCCCGGCCGGCCACCTGAGCGTGGTCACGGCCCCGGAGGGCTGACCCGGCACCGTCGGCGTTCAGGTCGCCGACGGCGCCGGGCTGCCCCGGCCCCCTGGCGGTCACGAGGCCGTGATCACCAGGACCAGCGGTACGCCCCGGCACGGAATCAGCCGCTTCCCGGCGTGGGTCACGGGGCGGCCCCGGTCCAGCGCCGCGGAGAAGTCCGGCCCCCTGGTCAGGGAGCCGGCCAGATGGGCCGGGTCGGCGGAGGCCGCCACGCGGCCGCGGGCGTTCACCAGATGGGCGGGGCCGGGCAGCTCGCGCAGCAGGGGCAGCACGGCCGCCTCGAAGTGCCGTAGATACACGTCCGCCGCGGCCACCCCGGCGAACCGGCCCGCCACCTGGACCGGCGCGGACAGGGTCAGGCTGTACTCCTCGGAGCACAAGTAGTCCACGTAGGGCCCGGCCACGGCCCGCAGCCCGGTGTCACGGGGCAGGGCGAACCAGTCCCAGTGGGTGTAGTCCGAGTACGCCGACTGCCGCGGATCCAGGTCGAGCAGCAGCGGCCGTACGTCCCCCCGCGCGGTGCACTGCCACCACTCCAGCCAGGCCGGCACGTCGGCCAGCAGCCCCGGCGCGGCCACGAATCCGGCCCCCGACACCAACTCCTCGCGGCCCAGCCGCAGATGCAGTCCCGGCCGCAGCGCGGCGAGGTCGGCGCTCACCGGCGAGCGGCCCTCGGAGGCCCCCCGCGCCAGCAGATGCGCCGTCTCGGCGCGGATCCCGGCGACCGCGTCGAAGACGGCCTCCAGTGTGCGGCCCACCCGCGCGGCGACGCGCTCCCCGGCGCAGACCTCTCGCGTCGCGGTCGCCGCCCCGGCACCCGCGCGGCTCGTGCTCATGGCGTCCTCCAGCGGACGGGGCCGCGCGCCGTGTCGTCAGAGGCCCAGCCGCACGGCGATGAGTCGCGCCGCCGACTCCTGGACGCATCGCTCGGCGAGCGTACGGGCCGGATCACGGGCCCCATCCTGCACGGCGGAGACGACGGCGCGAAGACGATCTGCGACTTCTTCACGATATTCGTCGTCGCCGAGCACCAGGCACAGCAGCGCGCCGACCTCCGTCTGGAGTGCGATCTGCTCCCGGGTGAGCCGGGCGGACTGCGCGGCCGCCGCCAGCTCCACATGGAACCGGCCGTAGACCCGGCTGCGGGCCGCCGCGTCCGCGGCCCCCGCCAACTCCGCGGCGGTGCACAGCAGTCCGCCGAGATCGCCGGGTTCGGTGCGATCGGCGGCGAGTGCGGCCGCCGCCCCCGACAGCGCGGCCCAGTGGTCGCTGAGGTCGCGCAGTTCCTCCGTGCTCCAGCCGCGCAGCCGGGACTTCAGCCGTTCCTCGTCCGGGAGTTCGGGCAGGGAGACGAAGCTGCCGCCGCCGCGCCCGCGCCGGGTGACGACCAGGCCCTGCTGCCGCAGCGCCATCAGCGCCTCCCGCAGGGTCACCGTGGACACGCCGAGCTGCCCGGCCAGTTCGCTCTCACCGGGCAGCTGTTCCCCCTCCGCGAGGAGCCCGAGTTCGATGGCGTCGCCGATCCTGCGCACCACCGCGTCCACCCGTGCCCGGCTCTCCACCGGCGCGAAGACGACTCTGCGGGCACCGGCCTCACCCGCGTCCACCGTCGCGCGCGGGCTGTCGGCCCCGTTCTCGACGTGTCCCTGCTTCACGACCACCACCTTGCCAGTTGACCCAAGTTTTACCTAGAGGCGGTCTTGAGCTTTGAACTATGACTTCATAGGTTTCAGCTCAACGTTCGGAAGCGTCAGAAAGGTTCCCCATGGAGGGAGTTGCCGTCCGGCTGCAGGGCCTGCGCAGGACGTTCGGGGAGACGGCCGCCGTGGCCGGGGTCGACCTGGAGATCCGGGACGGGGAATTCTTCTCGATGCTCGGCCCCTCCGGCTCGGGCAAGACCACCGTCCTGCGCCTGATCGCCGGCTTCGAGTCCCCCGACGCGGGCCGCGTGGAGCTCGCCGGGCAGGAGGTCACCGGCCTCGCCCCCTTCGAACGGGACGTCCACACCGTCTTCCAGGACTACGCCCTCTTCCCCCACATGACCGTCGAGCAGAACGTCGCCTACGCCCTGAAGATTCGCAAAGTGCCCAAGGCGGAACGCCTCGCCCGCGCCCGCAAGGCCCTCGCCGAGGTGCGTCTCGACGGCTACGGCGGACGGCGCCCGGCCGAACTCTCCGGCGGCCAACGCCAGCGCGTCGCCCTCGCCCGCGCCCTGGTCGGCCGCCCCCGCGTCCTGCTGCTCGACGAACCGCTCGGTGCCCTCGACCTCAAGCTGCGCGAGCAGATGCAGGTCGAACTCAAGGCGCTCCAGCGCGAGGTCGGCATCACCTTCGTGTTCGTCACCCACGACCAGGAGGAGGCCCTGACGATGAGCGACCGCATCGCCGTCTTCCACCAGGGCCGCATCGAACAGGTCGGCACCCCCGCCGAGATCTACGAACGCCCGGCGACCCCGTTCGTCGCCTCCTTCGTCGGCACCTCCAACCTGCTGGAGGGCGAGTCGGCCCAGCGGATCCTCGGCGTCCCCGGAACCCACAGCGTCCGGCCCGAGAAGATCCGCGTCCTGAAGGAGTCCGCCGACGCCGACGAACCCGGGCAGGCGATCGTCACCGGCACCGTCGCCGAGGTCGTCTACCTGGGCGACTCCACCCGCTTCCTGGTCGACCTCGACACCGGCGGTCGCCTGACCGCGCTCCAGCAGAACCTGGAGACCTCCGCCGAGGACGTCGCCGCCTACCGCGGCACCCGGGTTCGGCTGGCATGGCACCGCCGCCACGCCGTCCAGGTCCCCGACGCCCGCTGAGCAAGCACCACCGCCCCCCGACCCATGGAGTACGTCGTGCGCCTGACCCGAACCCTCCAGACGGCGGCCGCCCTCACGCTGCTGCTCGCCGCCACCGCCTGCGGCTCCTCCGGCTCGGGGAGCGGCACCTCCGCCACCGGCCTCAACCCTCCCGACCTCAAGGCGCAGGCCGAACTCGGCAGGACCGAGGGCCGGGTCAACGTCATCGCCTGGGCCGGCTACGTCGAGGACGGCTCCAACGACCCGAAGGCCGACTGGGTCAGCGGCTTCGAGAAGCAGACCGGCTGCCAGGTCCACTCCAAGGTCGCGGCCAGCTCCGACGAGATGGTCAAACTCATGAAGACGGGGGAGTACGACACCGTCTCCGCCTCCGGCGACGCCTCCCTGCGCCTGATCGCCTCCGGCGACGCCGCCCCCGTCAACACCGACCTCGTACCGAACTACAAGGACGTCTTCGACGACCTGAAGCTGCAGGCCTGGAACTCCGTCAAGGGCAAGGCCTACGGCATCCCGCACGGCCGCGGCGCCAACCTGCTCATGTACAACACCGAGAAGGTACGGCCCGCGCCCGACTCCTGGTCGGCCGTCTTCGACGACGCGGCACGGTACAAGGGCCACGTCACGGCCTACGACTCGCCCATCTACATCGCCGACGCCGCCCTGTATCTCAAGGCCACCAGGCCCGAGTTGAAGATCAAGGACCCGTACGCGCTCGACCAGAAGCAGTTCGACGCCGCCGTCGCCCTGCTGAAGAAGCAGAACGCCGACGTCGGCGAGTACTGGGGCGACTACCTGCAGGAGATCTCCGCGTTCAAGAGCGGCGACTCCCTGGTCGGCACCACCTGGCAGGTCATCGTGAACCTCGCCGCCTCCGAGGGCGCCAAGGTCAAGGCGTTCGTGCCCAAGGAGGGCGCGACCGGCTGGTCCGACACCTGGATGATCTCCGCCAAGTCCAAGCACCCCAACTGCGCCTACAAGTGGCTGGACTGGATCGTCTCCCCGAAGGTCAACGCCCAGGTGGCCGAGTACTTCGGCGAGGCCCCCGCCAACGCCAAGGCCTGCGAGCAGACCAGCGACAAGGACTTCTGCGCCACCTACCACGCCGCCGAC of the Streptomyces sp. NBC_01788 genome contains:
- a CDS encoding ABC transporter ATP-binding protein produces the protein MEGVAVRLQGLRRTFGETAAVAGVDLEIRDGEFFSMLGPSGSGKTTVLRLIAGFESPDAGRVELAGQEVTGLAPFERDVHTVFQDYALFPHMTVEQNVAYALKIRKVPKAERLARARKALAEVRLDGYGGRRPAELSGGQRQRVALARALVGRPRVLLLDEPLGALDLKLREQMQVELKALQREVGITFVFVTHDQEEALTMSDRIAVFHQGRIEQVGTPAEIYERPATPFVASFVGTSNLLEGESAQRILGVPGTHSVRPEKIRVLKESADADEPGQAIVTGTVAEVVYLGDSTRFLVDLDTGGRLTALQQNLETSAEDVAAYRGTRVRLAWHRRHAVQVPDAR
- a CDS encoding helix-turn-helix domain-containing protein → MTDGIEDPGATASAALPAVVARVTALADRLGVPQAEVFDVGRLSAASGVPEPVVRTLLSGRSAGEPDVQARFLQRLDLLRRTRLKPNGRRYTQQEIADGAGMSRQQAGALINGDRRPTMEHCDAIQRFFRVHAGFLTAEDPEALAGSLQHTEQELLQRLADREREADTAADDPLERLLQDHGVRGIAWRAAQLPTDQHRDKVAEWLDMLLESVKRPGS
- a CDS encoding FadR/GntR family transcriptional regulator; its protein translation is MDAGEAGARRVVFAPVESRARVDAVVRRIGDAIELGLLAEGEQLPGESELAGQLGVSTVTLREALMALRQQGLVVTRRGRGGGSFVSLPELPDEERLKSRLRGWSTEELRDLSDHWAALSGAAAALAADRTEPGDLGGLLCTAAELAGAADAAARSRVYGRFHVELAAAAQSARLTREQIALQTEVGALLCLVLGDDEYREEVADRLRAVVSAVQDGARDPARTLAERCVQESAARLIAVRLGL
- a CDS encoding ABC transporter substrate-binding protein, producing the protein MRLTRTLQTAAALTLLLAATACGSSGSGSGTSATGLNPPDLKAQAELGRTEGRVNVIAWAGYVEDGSNDPKADWVSGFEKQTGCQVHSKVAASSDEMVKLMKTGEYDTVSASGDASLRLIASGDAAPVNTDLVPNYKDVFDDLKLQAWNSVKGKAYGIPHGRGANLLMYNTEKVRPAPDSWSAVFDDAARYKGHVTAYDSPIYIADAALYLKATRPELKIKDPYALDQKQFDAAVALLKKQNADVGEYWGDYLQEISAFKSGDSLVGTTWQVIVNLAASEGAKVKAFVPKEGATGWSDTWMISAKSKHPNCAYKWLDWIVSPKVNAQVAEYFGEAPANAKACEQTSDKDFCATYHAADTGYWKRVAFWNTPIPQCLDDRTDVTCVPYAKWVQAWTEIKG
- a CDS encoding cache domain-containing protein, translating into MSTSRAGAGAATATREVCAGERVAARVGRTLEAVFDAVAGIRAETAHLLARGASEGRSPVSADLAALRPGLHLRLGREELVSGAGFVAAPGLLADVPAWLEWWQCTARGDVRPLLLDLDPRQSAYSDYTHWDWFALPRDTGLRAVAGPYVDYLCSEEYSLTLSAPVQVAGRFAGVAAADVYLRHFEAAVLPLLRELPGPAHLVNARGRVAASADPAHLAGSLTRGPDFSAALDRGRPVTHAGKRLIPCRGVPLVLVITAS
- a CDS encoding MmyB family transcriptional regulator: MAHQAGGPRPAPRAVPVRSQAQAYLRDYTTFLEAVPFPSLVVDQAWDVVLTNSAFTSLFRGVGPHPTAMPGDNFLRFVLFHPDAGTVLGEHESRWCLPMLAHFAATVERSGHDHGLQSILEDIAEDPIMEAAYRQGLPHWIRAVGETAVVSDGAVRPLLHPDPRWGATECRIIEETPATLQELGYTRLTLVLREARRPAPARRATGRARRPAGHLSVVTAPEG